The following are encoded together in the Brassica napus cultivar Da-Ae chromosome A9, Da-Ae, whole genome shotgun sequence genome:
- the LOC106421044 gene encoding auxin transporter-like protein 2 isoform X2, translated as MPPSSMVREIMHAMWKPQKYKSIYLFATLYVLTRTLPSASAVYWAFGDLLLNHSNAFTLLPKNLFRDFAVVLMLIHQFITFGFACTPLYFVWEKLIGMHECQSMCKRAAARLPVVIPIWFLAIIFPFFGPINSTVGSLLASFTVNIIPAVAHIFTFRSSAARENSVEQPPRFLGRWTGAFTINAFIVVWVFIVGFGFGGWASMINFVHQIDTFRLFTKCYQCPPPVMASPPPISHPHVNHTRSL; from the exons ATGCCTCCATCCTCCATGGTCAG AGAAATAATGCATGCGATGTGGAAGCCGCAGAAGTATAAGTCTATTTACCTGTTTGCGACTCTGTACGTTCTGACGCGGACGCTGCCTTCTGCGTCTGCGGTATATTGGGCGTTTGGCGATTTGCTTCTAAACCATTCAAATGCATTCACTCTCCTCCCAAAGAACCTTTTCCGCGACTTTGCAGTGGTGCTCATGCTCATCCACCAATTCATCACGTTTGGGTTCGCCTGCACGCCTCTATACTTCGTGTGGGAGAAGCTGATAGGCATGCACGAGTGCCAGAGCATGTGCAAGAGAGCCGCCGCGAGGCTTCCTGTGGTTATACCCATCTGGTTTCTGGCAATCATATTCCCTTTCTTCGGTCCCATTAACTCCACCGTGGGATCACTCCTCGCCAGCTTCACCGTCAACATCATCCCTGCGGTGGCTCACATCTTCACCTTCCGCTCATCCGCTGCACGTGAGAACTCTGTGGAGCAGCCGCCGAGGTTTCTAGGAAGGTGGACAGGAGCTTTCACCATCAACGCATTCATTGTGGTGTGGGTGTTCATAGTTGGATTTGGGTTTGGTGGTTGGGCCAGTATGATAAATTTTGTTCACCAGATTGACACATTCAGACTTTTCACGAAATGCTACCAGTGTCCTCCACCGGTAATGGCTTCACCTCCTCCGATCAGTCATCCTCATGTCAACCACACTCGTAGCCTTTGA
- the LOC106421044 gene encoding auxin transporter-like protein 2 isoform X1: protein MLYSGPSKLVLYFTGATNILYTFGGHAVTVEIMHAMWKPQKYKSIYLFATLYVLTRTLPSASAVYWAFGDLLLNHSNAFTLLPKNLFRDFAVVLMLIHQFITFGFACTPLYFVWEKLIGMHECQSMCKRAAARLPVVIPIWFLAIIFPFFGPINSTVGSLLASFTVNIIPAVAHIFTFRSSAARENSVEQPPRFLGRWTGAFTINAFIVVWVFIVGFGFGGWASMINFVHQIDTFRLFTKCYQCPPPVMASPPPISHPHVNHTRSL from the exons ATGTTGTATTCGGGACCAAGCAAGCTGGTGTTATACTTCACAGGGGCCACAAACATTCTTTACACATTCGGTGGCCATGCTGTTACtgt AGAAATAATGCATGCGATGTGGAAGCCGCAGAAGTATAAGTCTATTTACCTGTTTGCGACTCTGTACGTTCTGACGCGGACGCTGCCTTCTGCGTCTGCGGTATATTGGGCGTTTGGCGATTTGCTTCTAAACCATTCAAATGCATTCACTCTCCTCCCAAAGAACCTTTTCCGCGACTTTGCAGTGGTGCTCATGCTCATCCACCAATTCATCACGTTTGGGTTCGCCTGCACGCCTCTATACTTCGTGTGGGAGAAGCTGATAGGCATGCACGAGTGCCAGAGCATGTGCAAGAGAGCCGCCGCGAGGCTTCCTGTGGTTATACCCATCTGGTTTCTGGCAATCATATTCCCTTTCTTCGGTCCCATTAACTCCACCGTGGGATCACTCCTCGCCAGCTTCACCGTCAACATCATCCCTGCGGTGGCTCACATCTTCACCTTCCGCTCATCCGCTGCACGTGAGAACTCTGTGGAGCAGCCGCCGAGGTTTCTAGGAAGGTGGACAGGAGCTTTCACCATCAACGCATTCATTGTGGTGTGGGTGTTCATAGTTGGATTTGGGTTTGGTGGTTGGGCCAGTATGATAAATTTTGTTCACCAGATTGACACATTCAGACTTTTCACGAAATGCTACCAGTGTCCTCCACCGGTAATGGCTTCACCTCCTCCGATCAGTCATCCTCATGTCAACCACACTCGTAGCCTTTGA
- the LOC106421096 gene encoding probable receptor-like protein kinase At1g33260, whose amino-acid sequence MSCFLTCVRFDDWTTDKKPKITGSVSVSGITCYTWDDVESLTSNFSRLIGSGGYSSIYLARLSGAKKAAFKVHVGSHRLYQVFRSELEILLRLQHPHIVKLLGYFDDSEETGALLLEYLPQGNLQEKLNHNSKQVLPWRNRTALAFQVAQAMEHIHEKCSPQIVHGDIKSSNILLDKNLNCKLCDFGSARVGFSSMVQPSTTMSSPRSKQVRMIGSPGYTDPHYLRTGIASKKMDMYGFGVVVLELVSGKEAVSAEKGEMLVHTAAPLIQDICDLGANIAEEKVRQFLDPRLSKDSSLDIEEVKTMLGVAAFCLRSPPSLRPSASQVVQTLVQKIPYLSFLGCGKEA is encoded by the exons ATGTCTTGTTTCTTAACTTGTGTACGTTTCGATGACTGGACCACCGACAAGAAACCCAAGATCACTGGATCTGTCTCTGTCTCCGGCATAACATGTTATACCTGGGACGATGTAGAGTCTCTCACCTCAAATTTCTCTAGACTCATCGGTTCCGGTGGCTATAGTAGTATCTACTTGGCTCGTTTGTCTGGCGCCAAAAAAGCGGCTTTCAAGGTTCATGTGGGTAGCCACCGTCTTTACCAGGTGTTTAGATCTGAGCTCGAGATCTTGCTTCGTCTTCAACATCCTCACATTGTCAAGCTTCTCGGTTACTTCGACGATTCAG AAGAAACTGGTGCGCTTCTATTAGAGTACCTTCCTCAAGGTAACCTCCAAGAGAAGCTCAATCACAACAGCAAACAAGTGTTGCCATGGAGAAACCGTACCGCCCTAGCGTTTCAAGTTGCGCAAGCGATGGAACACATTCATGAAAAATGTAGCCCTCAGATTGTGCACGGTGACATCAAATCCTCCAACATACTTCTTGACAAAAACCTCAACTGCAAGCTTTGCGACTTTGGATCAGCCAGAGTCGGGTTCTCATCTATGGTCCAGCCTTCTACAACCATGTCGTCACCTCGTTCCAAGCAAGTGAGGATGATCGGGTCTCCAGGGTACACTGATCCTCATTACTTGAGAACGGGGATTGCTTCGAAGAAAATGGACATGTATGGGTTTGGAGTGGTGGTTCTTGAGTTGGTTTCTGGTAAAGAAGCGGTTAGTGCTGAGAAAGGTGAGATGCTGGTGCATACGGCAGCTCCCTTGATACAAGATATCTGTGATTTAGGTGCCAATATTGCAGAAGAAAAGGTGAGACAGTTCTTGGATCCGAGGTTGTCTAAGGACAGTAGTCTTGATATAGAAGAGGTAAAGACAATGCTCGGTGTGGCTGCTTTCTGTCTTCGCAGCCCGCCATCTCTCAGACCCTCGGCTTCTCAAGTTGTACAAACTCTTGTCCAGAAGATCCCGTATCTGTCTTTCCTCGGTTGTGGAAAAGAAGCGTGA
- the LOC111200712 gene encoding uncharacterized protein LOC111200712, with translation MQPTRRSSRLMKLKNVESTPMNPLDLSSGSSSGKRSRRRVSAGDTAPLPPNNALEVESLSDGESSDDHSAEAPMAEDTPPNRSKEQRFEESRSVYQTKAQFYPELMRPSRRPMTERFFSIEATERFRELRRRNFIPQQSISLTDENLSDVRNIVIGAGLIHTLTDLDPYQPNVIWEFLANLPEAEERDDGVAVYVRGSLVEFSPSLINSMYCIPGFEEDPNWMDERLDEVCGFLTDGRIRRGENMSSKYLTATNQVLYKLVCSNWIPTRNYTSMNQRRLRFVYMLHHHDGFDFGKLVYDQIVAMAANTLTEKTRCIMFPNLIQQVIHFQRTITPDLLHDEFTGTPKLVVKDVKAGRGSGADSSAASLEDDINRAITGLKAIRVRLRRGDYEQHVPHPGFEENDEQDEDEEDA, from the exons ATGCAACCAACAAGGAGAAGCTCGCGGCTCATGAAACTGAAGAATGTCGAGTCTACTCCGATGAACCCGCTCGACCTCTCTTCTGGGTCATCCTCGGGCAAGCGGAGCCGCCGTCGCGTCTCAGCTGGTGACACTGCCCCTCTACCCCCGAACAACGCGCTTGAAGTCGAGTCTCTCTCGGATGGGGAATCCTCAGACGATCATTCCGCCGAAGCTCCGATGGCAGAAGACACTCCTCCGAATCGCTCCAAAGAACAGAGATTTGAGGAGAGTCGGAGTGTATATCAAACTAAAGCTCAGTTCTATCCAGAGCTTATGCGACCTTCAAGGAGGCCAATGACTGAACGGTTCTTCTCAATCGAGGCGACTGAGCGTTTCAGAGAGCTCCGAAGGCGGAATTTCATTCCACAGCAGTCTATCTCTCTCACGGACGAGAATCTCTCGGATGTCAGAAATATTGTGATTGGGGCAGGACTGATTCATACCCTCACTGATCTCGATCCTTATCAGCCCAATGTAATCTGGGAATTCCTTGCTAATCTTCCGGAAGCTGAGGAAAGAGACGATGGTGTAGCGGTGTATGTTCGAGGATCGCTTGTTGAATTCTCTCCAAGTCTGATTAATTCGATGTATTGCATTCCGGGGTTTGAAGAAGATCCTAACTGGATGGATGAACGTCTTGATGAAGTTTGTGGCTTTCTCACAGATGGGCGAATAAGACGAGGTGAGAACATGAGTTCAAAGTATCTCACAGCTACGAATCAGGTTCTGTATAAGCTCGTCTGCTCGAATTGGATTCCCACCAGGAACTACACTTCAATGAACCAAAGGCGACTCAGGTTCGTCTACATGCTTCATCATCATGATGGATTTGACTTCGGGAAACTCGTCTATGATCAGATAGTAGCAATGGCAGCGAACACTCTGACAGAGAAGACTCGGTGTATCATGTTCCCTAACTTGATTCAGCAGGTCATCCATTTTCAGAGAACTATAACTCCTGACTTGCTTCATGATGAGTTCACTGGAACACCGAAGCTTGTTGTCAAGGATGTTAAGGCTGGTCGTGGGTCTGGAGCAGACTCAAGTGCTGCTAGCCTTGAGGACGACATCAATCGCGCTATTACGGGACTCAAAGCCATTCGAGTTCGCCTGAGGA GGGGAGACTATGAGCAGCATGTTCCTCATCCAGGGTTTGAAGAAAACGATGAGCAggatgaagatgaggaagacGCGTAG